ACCATTGAATTGACAATTTTGGTTGTCTTTGCATGACATATAGAATATTAGGCATGTTTTTTTTTTCCCTTAACGATAAGTTCCCTTTCTTTCTTTTTGAACTTTCAAGCTGTATTAAACTGACCATTTCAAGTTTCTGACGTCTTTACTTGAAGTTATCACGATAATAATAAGACTTTTCATTCTCCTTTTCTATATTAACGATCATTAATTAGTACAAGATATTAACCATCACCAAATAGTACAAGATATTAACCAATCAGCTTGTTGATAATTTGTATCCGTGCTTTTAACACTTGGACCCGCCGTGTGGAACATTTTGTGTCGAATCTCAATCTTTTCAGTGGTAGGTTGGTGGCGATGACGAATCCATTAATCTTTTTCAACGGGGGCAAATAATTTGCTAAAAAATTATGAAAATCATAATAGAGTAAACATTATATTATAAACTCTCATATAAATgtctgttattgttattattattttttgaaaaGCTAATGAACTTTTATTACTGGCTAAAAAAGGCAAAGATAAGGGGAGTTCGTCAGGGCGATCCCTTATCACCGTTTCTATTTATCTTAGCTGTGGAATGATTAAATATTCTAGCTAAAGCGGCGGTCGATAGAAACCTTTTCAAGGGTGCTGAAGTCGGAAGTGAAAAGGTCCTCATATCGCAcctccaatatgcggatgacactatTTTTTTTCGGGAATTGGACTAGAAACAACGCCTTAAATCTCATAAACATCCTCAAGTGTTTTGAACTTTCCTCGGGGCTCAAAGTTAACTTTCATAAGAGTTTTGCTTATGGTGTCAGGGTTCCATTCGAAGATGTAGAAATTATGGCTGAGAGAATGGGGTGTAAAGCTGGGAAACTCCCCTTTATTTACCTTGGTCTCCCTATTGGCACTAAAATGAGTAGTGTTTCGGCTTGGCAACCGGTGATAGATAAATTCAAAAGCCGATTATCGGATTGGAAAATGCGATCGACCTCTTTTGGTGGGCGTTTAGTCCTCATTAAATCGGTTCTAAGTAGTCTTCCGTTGTATTATTTTTCACTCTTCCGTGCCCCATTGAGTGTCACTAAATTACTTGAGAGTGTGAGACGTATATTTTTTTGGGGCGGGGATCTTTCGGGAAACAAAATAtcgtgggttaaatgggaaaaTGTCATATCTTCATGCGGGGCGGGGGGTCTTAATATTGGGAGTCTTAAAAGTAAAAATTTAGCCTTATTAGGgaatggtggaggtttaaaaccgaaaccgatTCCTTATGGGCTAAAGTGATTCGTAGTTTGTATGGTGCTAATGGTAGCTTAGTGGTGGATGTTGATAACTCTCAATATTTATCACTAGGTGTTTGGGTTAATATTATTCGTGCAGGGAAACATATTGAAGATTTGCAAATTCAATTCAAAGATTCATTTGAGAAGATCGTTGGTGATGGTGAATCCATTTCGTTTTGGAATGATTATTGGTGCGGTTCTAATAATTTTCGTGAATTGTTCCCAAGATTGTATAGATTAGAGAACAACAAGAACGTTTCCGTCAAAGCTCGTCTGGTTTCATGTGCATCGGCTAGTGCTTCGGGTCATAGAGTTTCTGCTACTGTTTCTGCTCCAGATCATTCGGTCCATTCTGCTGCTACAGTTCGTGATCATCCTACTGCTGGGTTTCAGTCTGATTTTGCTGCTATCCCTTCGCAATCTGGGATGGCTAATGAGGATGTTACTGTTCGTAATTCTGCTCCAATCAATACCTCCAACAATATCTCGGGTCATGCGGTTAATTCTTCGGGTATTAATGGTGCTAAGGATAATATAGTCTGGGATTGGGTTCGACATCCTACAGGTCGCACTCTAGGTGAATTCACAGCCTTAAAAAGTTTACTTCGTGATGTCTCCCTGGATCAAGGTAAAAAGGATAGCTGGAAATGGTCCCTCTCATCCAATGGTTTATTTACTGTTAAAAAGTTATCATCACTCATTGACAACCGATTACTTGAAAGCAACAATCTCAATGGTGAAGAAACTTGTCGTAACGGTTTGGTCCCTAAAAAGATCGAACTCTTCGTGTGGCGAACATTATTGAAGCGTCTTCCGGTTAGGCTTGAGCTTGATTCTAAGGGCATTGATCTACATAGCGTTCGTTGTCCTCTATGCGATGACGGCCTCGAATCGGTTGAACACTCGATTATTTTTTGTCGACATGCTCAAGATGTTTGGTGACGGGTCTTCAAATGGTGGGATCGTGGAGTTTTTTCGGGTTTTTCTTTAATGGAGCTTCTTCGTGATAGTGCCAATGTGGGCTTAATTTGGCAAGGAGTCATTTGGGTCACTTCATACCTAATTTTGAAAAACCGTAACAATATGGTTTTCCGTAACAAAACTTGGAGAACCCCGGTGGCTCTTTGTGAAATTCAAGCCATCTCCTTCGATTGGTTCTCGTGCAAATACAAAGGTGTCAAGATTGAGTGGAACATTTGGTTAACAAAACCAAACACGTATTTGTAAAATTTGTATGGGTTGGGTTGCAATCTCTGCTCCCTTCCCCGTTATATTTTGTTTTTCTCTTATCGTGTAACGTTGTTTTCTTGGGGCATATGATGCCTCATATCGTGTTGTatcatgtgtatatataaatgaaatttaacttGCCTTTCAAAGAAAAAAAACAACATAGCCCGCAAGATGCAAGCCAAAGCAATACACCAAATCAAATCTCCAACATTTTTTAACTACAAACACCAAATAAAACAACCAACAACAAAAACGTGACAATTACAAAGATCTCGGTTGTGTGCTCCAAACACCAAACTCTtttgttatctttccttttctacTCGAGATCCATAAATGAGATAATACTTTAACTGCTCCAAGTACATCTTCGTTTAAGATTGAATTCCTTTTTACAAGTGGTTAGTGAATTAGTTTGTTACGCCAATTCCACATGGACCAAAGAAGTGTGTATCTAGTTGCAAGGCAAGCCGAATTTAGTACATCCGAACCCAAATCAAAATGTGATGAATTGATTGCATCCAGTACCCCATCCGGAATAGAACATGAGATATCCCACCAACTCAAAAATCCTCTCCAAAGAGGCGTAGCCATTGTGCATTTGAAAAATAAATGATCAATGTCTTCCTCTTCCCGATTACAAAATGGGCATAATAAAGAAGGTAGTATAACACCCTTTTCAGCCAAATTTTTTAGTGTAGGGAGACGGTTCATAATAGTCTCCAAACAAAAATATTTACCTTTTTTGGTGAAAAATTAGTCCAACAACAAGATAAAGCACCACTAATGGGATTTGAACCAAGTAAAGTTTGATCACATAGGGATGATAAAATTGAACCGAAAATTTACCGAGTTGTGTAGAGCCCACTTCCATGAATCAAGACTAGGCGAAAGATGCACAAGGTTTCGGATACTAGTTTCAAGATCAGACAATTCATCACATGATCTACCTCTTACTTGAGACAACCAATTCCAATTACCACACGTCCCAATTTCATAATTATACACACGAGAACTCACCATCACGATTTTTCAGCTTCTAGTGTGTAAAGCCTATGATATTTGTATTTCAGCTCCTGATTCGATTCTGGCAACCATAAGTCATGCCAAAAACTGGTTTCAGAACCATTCCCAACCTGATTTTTAATAGAATTTGAGAAAGTTATTCCCAAATCATCGAGAGTAAAACCGCATCTTCTAATTTGTTTCCATAAAGGCGAAAGATTGGCCAGCGTTTGAACATTGAataaaccaccatcatcaccatataATGACCGGATTACCTTACACCAAAGAGCGTTTGGTTCGTGTCGAAATCTCCACCACCACTTGCATAATAAGCTCAAGTTTTTTGCCTTTAGACTCCCAATTCCTAGCCCACCATTCTTTGATGCCCTTGTTTGGTCCCAATTAACCTAAATTATTTTTTTCTTGTCAAACGTATTCCAGAGAAATTTTCGCCTAATTGTTTCGAGAGAATCAAGAACACTATTCGCGATTTTATAAAGAGACATTAAATAGATTGGCAAACTGCCCAATACCACTTATTTTTGAGTCAACCTACCACCAATTGAATGAAGAGTAGCTTTCCAAACATTCAGTTTCGAGTTAAATTTATTCACCACATCAGCCCACACAATAATTGATGACATATGGTCACCAACAGGCATACCCAAGTATTTAAAAGGTAGAGAACTTGGAGTACAAGATAGTATATTCGCCAGGTTTGCAGTTTCATCATCCGACACATTGATACCATAAACTTTATTCTTTGACATATTTATCTTGAGACCCGAAGCATCCCCAAAATAGTTAAGAATTCTAATGAGATTGGAAGCGTTATCAATTGACCATTCTCCAAAAAACAGGGCATCATCTGCATATTGCAAATATGAAATATAAACATTATCGTTGCCAATTGAAATACCTTTAAAAAGTTAGCATTAATAGCCTCGTTCGTCGCCACGTTCAGGGCTTCCGCCGCGATAATAAATAAGAAGGGTGATAATGGATTCCCCTGTCTCAACCCCTTCTCCAACTGAAATTCTTCGGTTGGCGACCCGTTTATGAGAATAGAGGAGCGGACAGATTTAAGGCATCCATTAATCCattttgtaacgacccggcaaAAACGTCATTGATGGCGTCATTaaattaggtcccgttacgtggtcatagtccctaaatgagatgactttgaccaaaattatgtcgcattcatttgaaacgtgcaagacttacaaagtttagttaccaaatggttcgacaaatagtttaagtttacaaaagttataaagtataaatgaaataatttgcgacataatataagttgtaaatcttgaatgctatcaatagcgtatgtatgtatgtatgcttgaccccaagcaagaaatcaaagtgtatgcatgtatgcttgaccccaagcaagtataagtgtacgcggaagca
This genomic stretch from Rutidosis leptorrhynchoides isolate AG116_Rl617_1_P2 chromosome 11, CSIRO_AGI_Rlap_v1, whole genome shotgun sequence harbors:
- the LOC139875286 gene encoding uncharacterized protein, which codes for MYQQSSWFDDALFFGEWSIDNASNLIRILNYFGDASGLKINMSKNKVYGINVSDDETANLANILSCTPSSLPFKYLGMPVGDHMSSIIVWADVVNWDQTRASKNGGLGIGSLKAKNLSLLCKWWWRFRHEPNALWCKVIRSLYGDDGGLFNVQTLANLSPLWKQIRRCGFTLDDLGITFSNSIKNQVGNGSETSFWHDLWLPESNQELKYKYHRLYTLEAEKS